Part of the Quercus robur chromosome 5, dhQueRobu3.1, whole genome shotgun sequence genome, ttttacaaataacaacttaccatatTAACAgttgtgattttctttttttttttggtgactaAACTTAACGTTTCAAGAtttctattttgaaactatCGGCCAAGACAACCAGCTAAAAACTTTTAAGTATTTATGCAAGTTACTTCTATGCCTATTCCTTCCTAAATCCACTTTTTTATCCTTTCACTCAGACAGTATATGATTGAAAGGTTAAGAtgtaattcatcaaaaaaatgctaagaaaATTGATCaacaacaacacacacacacacacacacacacacacaacccaacaaataaataaaaccaatgGAACCATCATATTTTCAGGCCTTGCATATCACTTTTGCCTCAAATATGTAGATTACATTGTGCTCAGGCTGAGAGTTTATCAAATTGTTTACAACACTGACTTAACAAGGAATCAATTAAATGATCACAATAAGATACAAAGAAGCCCTACaattaattacaaaaagaaactAGAATtattcacatatatataatgcAGCTTTACCCAACTTTTTAAACTCACAGTTACAAGAAAATTGCTTATCATGGACCCTACCACGTCCTGAAAGGAATAAATCAAGCATCACTCCAAGTATCATCATCATCCCCATCATCACTCCCAACAGCCTGACAAATTTCTTCACTATGAGTTTCATACATGACAAGAGAATGAACatataaaggaaaaagaagagtaaGGGGAGTGAGAAATTGGAACCTGGCGAATTGCATTTGCTTTCTCCAAGATTGCAGTGACTTGGACATTGGTTGGCGCTGGCGTATTAGTTGGCTTTGCAGTCACTGTGCGTCTCAGGTTAAAAGACTGGTATAATATAGAAACAGCACAAGTAGCTAGAGTTAACTCCATTTTATTGTATAGAAAATCTATCTAGCAGGGTCATACAAGTACGGACATATAACTTCAGAAAAATGATGCATAACTGGAAGTACTGATCAAGGCACAAGTTTATTACAACATAACCAATTACTATATTAAGATATCTACAATCACAGACAGACATAAACATGCTCAAAGTACACAttaactcaagcctatggaccCCAGAATTAGTCCTGGCATTTAGTATGTACAGTATAATATCCACCACCCCCCCACAcccccttctttctttttcttctttttctcctgaCTTGAAAACAGGATATTTATTAATATGATATAAGCCAAGCTTGCATATTAGTTTTCACAATGATATGTTTAGAACCATCCAGTAATCCAAATGCAgaatcttgttttatttttgcttttgccttttcttttcctagataagaaacaaaatttatCAATAAGGATCAAGGAGCTTTCTTCGTAATCTAAAATCATGCCAGAACTTATGTGCTAGAACTCAATCATCTTTAAATGAGGTTAACTCAGAGTATGAGGCAGCTAACTGTCAGTCACAAATTCTCACTCTTTAAGAAAGCCCACGTTATTTAACTTGTATAACCTCTGATCTTTTACACATTTCACATTCAATCCAAACCAGTCCCATATATAGGTAGCTTTCACATTCACCAGGAATTTGAAAAGCAGCCAAAGTACAAAAGAGAGTGGCTACTTACTTTCGATCTTATTTGTTGTAGGAAATCTCCCCTTTCATCCATTTCCGTACCATTCACAGCTTGATTAGCTTCTTTTTGCCCATTCAACTTCTGCTGGTCCTGCTGCCAAATACAATTTTATGACTTCTATGAGGCAAttcacattttttattaaatactaaaattactaattaaagaACAATAAATGAATTACACCACCATGGTACCTTGCTCTTCTGTTCTACAATATTGGCCTCCTTGTTAGTATCTTGTTGCTTCGCTGGGGCTGGCTTAGGTTGCTGAAACATGGCAGATCCCAAAAGTTTCAGATCAAATGCAGATTTAAGAGCTTCATATAGATTGTCTTCTTCGTCTTCTGTCACATCCACATGGGGTTTGGACATCCGCCATTGTGCAGGAGGCAGAGGTGGAGGTTGTGGGGTAGGCTGTCCAGGATATTCCAACTTGAGGAGATTAGGATCGTCATTTGTTTTTTGCAGAAGAACAGGATTCACAGTATCAAAATTGGGAAGATCAAGGAAAGGACCAGACAGAGAAGGTTCCACACCATTTCTGGTGTCTGCACTTTTGTTTCCACCATCAATGTGGACACCATTATTGGCTGTTCCCACAAAATCCATAGAGCTTGACATAGATTCCCCCGATGGGATTCTGCATAAGGCATCATATAGTTCAAGATTGTTGATTTCAGGAATCTCACCAGATTCCCACTGCTCAGAATTTGACTCAGAGTGATGGCTAAGACAATCATCAGACTTAGAAGGAGATGATCTACAAAATGTGTCATCATCAGACTCAGAAACAAATTCATTCAGAGGAATATCAGGCTCAGGGACCAACTGAAATGATGGAAACATGTCTCTCATGCCTTCAAAGCGTTGGTTCCCATCAGGAAATTTCAGTTTTAGTTTGGACGTCTCAAAGCCATTTAGGGGATGGAAAGATATTTTCATATGTTCAAGAGGTGGTGAAGAAGTAAGTGAATCTACAGGAGACCCATGTCCAAGCTGCTCTTCGATAGTTGTCTCAGGAATTGTTTGATTCACAACTCTATGCTGCCCACTACATTGCTCCAATCCAACAGCATCCACAGAACTAACAGGTTCAGGATTGTCATGATGAACAAGTGAAACTTTTTTATACAAACCATTTGCTAGTAGCCTCCGGCTGAGTCCGAACACTAGAGATGAGTTTTCATCATTTTCCTGATTGCCTTCAGCATAACTGGATTTCATATCTGGTGCTACTGGCATCACGGTTTTAGGTGCCATTACACTAATTTCACACTTGGAATCTGAATCAACTGGTGAAAATCCTGAATCTGTCTTCTTGGTGGAGACACCATCTTGGCATGATGTGGAGCATACATAACTTGGATCCTTTTCAATGACTCCAGCTTTCTTGGCCAATATATCTTGTTTTGCTTCATGCTCATCACCTCTGAGCATGAAACCATGTGCTGGCAGGCAAACTGTTTCATCTTTACTTCTGTTCACTGAATCCTGTTTCATAGCATTCTGCATGGTGAAATCAGGAGGTTTTGATGGTTCAAGTCCTAACAAGCCACCATTAGTCCAGAAAGTATTTGAATGAACACCAGAAATGTCAGCAGGAGTTTCTTGAGACTTGAAAAATCCGCTTATGATCTTACCCCTCGATGGATCCCTGAAATCAGAAATTTCAGAGGCAGAGGATATTGGACCACTAACAGATACTGAATTGGAATCATCAAGAATATCAGAGCTTTCACTGGAATCATTGTCTACTGAATGGTCTAAATTAGGAGATATTTTAGCCATTTGAGGAATATGTTCATGCGCAAAACTCTCTGGGGAATCTGAGTTGGGTATGTTTGATAGCATTCCTTCATTTGAGGAAATGTAGGATGCAGTATGAGATTCCAATTCTGGAGGATTATGGTCTGAACTATTCACAGGAAGCTCATGGATTACATCTATtccttcatcatcactatcagAGTTATACAGCTCAACTTCCCTTTTTGTTTGACAGTCAAtatcattttcagattctgATTCAATAGTGTTGAGTGCATCCATGTAATTATCTGTTTCGCTTTCAATGTCATCAATTTGATTCATGCCAGACATCAACTCAAGACTATTTTCATGTAGGCCATCCACATGATCATCATTTCTAAGGTTAACTCCTCTCCCTTCGTGTGTATCCATTTGATCAACATTTCTTAGGTTAACTCCTCTCCCTTCATGTGTATATATTTGATCAACATTTCTAAGGTTAACTTCGCTCCCTTCAAGTGTATTCATTTGATCAACATTTCTAAGGTTAACCCCTCTCCCTTCATGTGTATCCATTTGATCAACATTTCTAAGGTCAACTCCTCTCCCTTCATGTGTATCCATTTGATCAACATTTCTAAGGTCAACTCCTCTCCCTTCATGTGTATTCATTTGATCAACAATTCTAAGGGTAACTCCTCTCCCTTCATGTTTATCCATTTGATCAACATTTCTAAGGTCAACTCCTCTCCCTTCATGTGTATTCATTTGATCAACAA contains:
- the LOC126726189 gene encoding protein SCAR3 isoform X27; the protein is MPLVRLEVRNEYGLGQPELYKETNRDDPKAVLDGVAVAGLVGILRQLGDLAEFGAEVFHGLQEQIMTTASRSHKLKVRVQRIEVALPSLEKAVLTQTSHIHFAYTAGSEWHPRIRNEQNHFIYNDLPRFIMDSYEGCRDPPRLHLLDKFDTGGPGSCLKRYSDPTFFKKVFFTSDEATEKTQANRKARRSKKKRSSQRNGQVLRSTSISNRSSRLQFASPTVNRQTSPLQTTSAVDIMSNSDMGDCSNSFDSRSGLQFTSHIVNGRTSPQTASTVDTTLDPGDHANSYDSRTASGYIECVFHPSHSVQPEQQESPSSRLMQPNDTLDSTFPEEETKAIVDNFPQSLLQEQIASGSCVTWDEKSEIVEPKGHQSDRDEAPETLLSNSDTDTHEGRGVDLRNVDQMDTHEGGGVNLRNVDQIDTHEGSGVNLRNVDQMDTHEGSGVNLRNVDQIDTHEGSGVYLRNVDQMDTHEGRGVILRNVDQMDTHEGRGVDLRNVDQMDTHEGRGVDLRNVDQMDTHEGRGVNLRNVDQMNTLEGSEVNLRNVDQIYTHEGRGVNLRNVDQMDTHEGRGVNLRNDDHVDGLHENSLELMSGMNQIDDIESETDNYMDALNTIESESENDIDCQTKREVELYNSDSDDEGIDVIHELPVNSSDHNPPELESHTASYISSNEGMLSNIPNSDSPESFAHEHIPQMAKISPNLDHSVDNDSSESSDILDDSNSVSVSGPISSASEISDFRDPSRGKIISGFFKSQETPADISGVHSNTFWTNGGLLGLEPSKPPDFTMQNAMKQDSVNRSKDETVCLPAHGFMLRGDEHEAKQDILAKKAGVIEKDPSYVCSTSCQDGVSTKKTDSGFSPVDSDSKCEISVMAPKTVMPVAPDMKSSYAEGNQENDENSSLVFGLSRRLLANGLYKKVSLVHHDNPEPVSSVDAVGLEQCSGQHRVVNQTIPETTIEEQLGHGSPVDSLTSSPPLEHMKISFHPLNGFETSKLKLKFPDGNQRFEGMRDMFPSFQLVPEPDIPLNEFVSESDDDTFCRSSPSKSDDCLSHHSESNSEQWESGEIPEINNLELYDALCRIPSGESMSSSMDFVGTANNGVHIDGGNKSADTRNGVEPSLSGPFLDLPNFDTVNPVLLQKTNDDPNLLKLEYPGQPTPQPPPLPPAQWRMSKPHVDVTEDEEDNLYEALKSAFDLKLLGSAMFQQPKPAPAKQQDTNKEANIVEQKSKQDQQKLNGQKEANQAVNGTEMDERGDFLQQIRSKSFNLRRTVTAKPTNTPAPTNVQVTAILEKANAIRQAVGSDDGDDDDTWSDA
- the LOC126726189 gene encoding protein SCAR3 isoform X15 → MPLVRLEVRNEYGLGQPELYKETNRDDPKAVLDGVAVAGLVGILRQLGDLAEFGAEVFHGLQEQIMTTASRSHKLKVRVQRIEVALPSLEKAVLTQTSHIHFAYTAGSEWHPRIRNEQNHFIYNDLPRFIMDSYEGCRDPPRLHLLDKFDTGGPGSCLKRYSDPTFFKKVFFTSDEATEKTQANRKARRSKKKRSSQRNGQVLRSTSISNRSSRLQFASPTVNRQTSPLQTTSAVDIMSNSDMGDCSNSFDSRSGLQFTSHIVNGRTSPQTASTVDTTLDPGDHANSYDSRTASGYIECVFHPSHSVQPEQQESPSSRLMQPNDTLDSTFPEEETKAIVDNFPQSLLQEQIASGSCVTWDEKSEIVEPKGHQSDRDEAPETLLSNSDTDTHEGRGVDLRNVDQMDTHEGGGVNLRNVDQIDTHEGSGVNLRNVDQMDTHEGSGVNLRNVDQIDTHEGSGVYLRNVDQMDTHEGRGVILRNVDQMDTHEGRGVDLRNVDQMDKHEGRGVTLRIVDQMNTHEGRGVDLRNVDQMDTHEGRGVDLRNVDQMDTHEGRGVNLRNVDQMNTLEGSEVNLRNVDQIYTHEGRGVNLRNVDQMDTHEGRGVNLRNDDHVDGLHENSLELMSGMNQIDDIESETDNYMDALNTIESESENDIDCQTKREVELYNSDSDDEGIDVIHELPVNSSDHNPPELESHTASYISSNEGMLSNIPNSDSPESFAHEHIPQMAKISPNLDHSVDNDSSESSDILDDSNSVSVSGPISSASEISDFRDPSRGKIISGFFKSQETPADISGVHSNTFWTNGGLLGLEPSKPPDFTMQNAMKQDSVNRSKDETVCLPAHGFMLRGDEHEAKQDILAKKAGVIEKDPSYVCSTSCQDGVSTKKTDSGFSPVDSDSKCEISVMAPKTVMPVAPDMKSSYAEGNQENDENSSLVFGLSRRLLANGLYKKVSLVHHDNPEPVSSVDAVGLEQCSGQHRVVNQTIPETTIEEQLGHGSPVDSLTSSPPLEHMKISFHPLNGFETSKLKLKFPDGNQRFEGMRDMFPSFQLVPEPDIPLNEFVSESDDDTFCRSSPSKSDDCLSHHSESNSEQWESGEIPEINNLELYDALCRIPSGESMSSSMDFVGTANNGVHIDGGNKSADTRNGVEPSLSGPFLDLPNFDTVNPVLLQKTNDDPNLLKLEYPGQPTPQPPPLPPAQWRMSKPHVDVTEDEEDNLYEALKSAFDLKLLGSAMFQQPKPAPAKQQDTNKEANIVEQKSKQDQQKLNGQKEANQAVNGTEMDERGDFLQQIRSKSFNLRRTVTAKPTNTPAPTNVQVTAILEKANAIRQAVGSDDGDDDDTWSDA
- the LOC126726189 gene encoding protein SCAR3 isoform X43; amino-acid sequence: MDSYEGCRDPPRLHLLDKFDTGGPGSCLKRYSDPTFFKKVFFTSDEATEKTQANRKARRSKKKRSSQRNGQVLRSTSISNRSSRLQFASPTVNRQTSPLQTTSAVDIMSNSDMGDCSNSFDSRSGLQFTSHIVNGRTSPQTASTVDTTLDPGDHANSYDSRTASGYIECVFHPSHSVQPEQQESPSSRLMQPNDTLDSTFPEEETKAIVDNFPQSLLQEQIASGSCVTWDEKSEIVEPKGHQSDRDEAPETLLSNSDTDTHEGRGVDLRNVDQMDTHEGGGVNLRNVDQIDTHEGSGVNLRNVDQMDTHEGSGVNLRNVDQMDTHEGRGVILRIVDQMNTHEGRGVDLRNVDQMDTHEGRGVDLSNVDQMDKHEGREGRGVTLRIVDQMNTHEGRGVDLRNVDQMDKHEGRGVTLRIVDQMNTHEGRGVDLRNVDQMDTHEGRGVDLRNVDQMDTHEGRGVNLRNVDQMNTLEGSEVNLRNVDQIYTHEGRGVNLRNVDQMDTHEGRGVNLRNDDHVDGLHENSLELMSGMNQIDDIESETDNYMDALNTIESESENDIDCQTKREVELYNSDSDDEGIDVIHELPVNSSDHNPPELESHTASYISSNEGMLSNIPNSDSPESFAHEHIPQMAKISPNLDHSVDNDSSESSDILDDSNSVSVSGPISSASEISDFRDPSRGKIISGFFKSQETPADISGVHSNTFWTNGGLLGLEPSKPPDFTMQNAMKQDSVNRSKDETVCLPAHGFMLRGDEHEAKQDILAKKAGVIEKDPSYVCSTSCQDGVSTKKTDSGFSPVDSDSKCEISVMAPKTVMPVAPDMKSSYAEGNQENDENSSLVFGLSRRLLANGLYKKVSLVHHDNPEPVSSVDAVGLEQCSGQHRVVNQTIPETTIEEQLGHGSPVDSLTSSPPLEHMKISFHPLNGFETSKLKLKFPDGNQRFEGMRDMFPSFQLVPEPDIPLNEFVSESDDDTFCRSSPSKSDDCLSHHSESNSEQWESGEIPEINNLELYDALCRIPSGESMSSSMDFVGTANNGVHIDGGNKSADTRNGVEPSLSGPFLDLPNFDTVNPVLLQKTNDDPNLLKLEYPGQPTPQPPPLPPAQWRMSKPHVDVTEDEEDNLYEALKSAFDLKLLGSAMFQQPKPAPAKQQDTNKEANIVEQKSKQDQQKLNGQKEANQAVNGTEMDERGDFLQQIRSKSFNLRRTVTAKPTNTPAPTNVQVTAILEKANAIRQAVGSDDGDDDDTWSDA
- the LOC126726189 gene encoding protein SCAR3 isoform X13 is translated as MPLVRLEVRNEYGLGQPELYKETNRDDPKAVLDGVAVAGLVGILRQLGDLAEFGAEVFHGLQEQIMTTASRSHKLKVRVQRIEVALPSLEKAVLTQTSHIHFAYTAGSEWHPRIRNEQNHFIYNDLPRFIMDSYEGCRDPPRLHLLDKFDTGGPGSCLKRYSDPTFFKKVFFTSDEATEKTQANRKARRSKKKRSSQRNGQVLRSTSISNRSSRLQFASPTVNRQTSPLQTTSAVDIMSNSDMGDCSNSFDSRSGLQFTSHIVNGRTSPQTASTVDTTLDPGDHANSYDSRTASGYIECVFHPSHSVQPEQQESPSSRLMQPNDTLDSTFPEEETKAIVDNFPQSLLQEQIASGSCVTWDEKSEIVEPKGHQSDRDEAPETLLSNSDTDTHEGRGVDLRNVDQMDTHEGGGVNLRNVDQIDTHEGSGVNLRNVDQMDTHEGSGVNLRNVDQMDTHEGRGVILRIVDQMNTHEGRGVDLRNVDQMDTHEGRGVDLSNVDQMDKHEGREGRGVTLRIVDQMNTHEGRGVDLRNVDQMDKHEGRGVTLRNVDQMDTHEGRGVDLRNVDQMNTLEGSEVNLRNVDQIYTHEGRGVNLRNVDQMDTHEGRGVNLRNDDHVDGLHENSLELMSGMNQIDDIESETDNYMDALNTIESESENDIDCQTKREVELYNSDSDDEGIDVIHELPVNSSDHNPPELESHTASYISSNEGMLSNIPNSDSPESFAHEHIPQMAKISPNLDHSVDNDSSESSDILDDSNSVSVSGPISSASEISDFRDPSRGKIISGFFKSQETPADISGVHSNTFWTNGGLLGLEPSKPPDFTMQNAMKQDSVNRSKDETVCLPAHGFMLRGDEHEAKQDILAKKAGVIEKDPSYVCSTSCQDGVSTKKTDSGFSPVDSDSKCEISVMAPKTVMPVAPDMKSSYAEGNQENDENSSLVFGLSRRLLANGLYKKVSLVHHDNPEPVSSVDAVGLEQCSGQHRVVNQTIPETTIEEQLGHGSPVDSLTSSPPLEHMKISFHPLNGFETSKLKLKFPDGNQRFEGMRDMFPSFQLVPEPDIPLNEFVSESDDDTFCRSSPSKSDDCLSHHSESNSEQWESGEIPEINNLELYDALCRIPSGESMSSSMDFVGTANNGVHIDGGNKSADTRNGVEPSLSGPFLDLPNFDTVNPVLLQKTNDDPNLLKLEYPGQPTPQPPPLPPAQWRMSKPHVDVTEDEEDNLYEALKSAFDLKLLGSAMFQQPKPAPAKQQDTNKEANIVEQKSKQDQQKLNGQKEANQAVNGTEMDERGDFLQQIRSKSFNLRRTVTAKPTNTPAPTNVQVTAILEKANAIRQAVGSDDGDDDDTWSDA
- the LOC126726189 gene encoding protein SCAR3 isoform X19 produces the protein MPLVRLEVRNEYGLGQPELYKETNRDDPKAVLDGVAVAGLVGILRQLGDLAEFGAEVFHGLQEQIMTTASRSHKLKVRVQRIEVALPSLEKAVLTQTSHIHFAYTAGSEWHPRIRNEQNHFIYNDLPRFIMDSYEGCRDPPRLHLLDKFDTGGPGSCLKRYSDPTFFKKVFFTSDEATEKTQANRKARRSKKKRSSQRNGQVLRSTSISNRSSRLQFASPTVNRQTSPLQTTSAVDIMSNSDMGDCSNSFDSRSGLQFTSHIVNGRTSPQTASTVDTTLDPGDHANSYDSRTASGYIECVFHPSHSVQPEQQESPSSRLMQPNDTLDSTFPEEETKAIVDNFPQSLLQEQIASGSCVTWDEKSEIVEPKGHQSDRDEAPETLLSNSDTDTHEGRGVDLRNVDQMDTHEGGGVNLRNVDQIDTHEGSGVNLRNVDQMDTHEGSGVNLRNVDQMDTHEGRGVILRIVDQMNTHEGRGVDLRNVDQMDKHEGRGVTLRIVDQMNTHEGRGVDLRNVDQMDTHEGRGVDLRNVDQMDTHEGRGVNLRNVDQMNTLEGSEVNLRNVDQIYTHEGRGVNLRNVDQMDTHEGRGVNLRNDDHVDGLHENSLELMSGMNQIDDIESETDNYMDALNTIESESENDIDCQTKREVELYNSDSDDEGIDVIHELPVNSSDHNPPELESHTASYISSNEGMLSNIPNSDSPESFAHEHIPQMAKISPNLDHSVDNDSSESSDILDDSNSVSVSGPISSASEISDFRDPSRGKIISGFFKSQETPADISGVHSNTFWTNGGLLGLEPSKPPDFTMQNAMKQDSVNRSKDETVCLPAHGFMLRGDEHEAKQDILAKKAGVIEKDPSYVCSTSCQDGVSTKKTDSGFSPVDSDSKCEISVMAPKTVMPVAPDMKSSYAEGNQENDENSSLVFGLSRRLLANGLYKKVSLVHHDNPEPVSSVDAVGLEQCSGQHRVVNQTIPETTIEEQLGHGSPVDSLTSSPPLEHMKISFHPLNGFETSKLKLKFPDGNQRFEGMRDMFPSFQLVPEPDIPLNEFVSESDDDTFCRSSPSKSDDCLSHHSESNSEQWESGEIPEINNLELYDALCRIPSGESMSSSMDFVGTANNGVHIDGGNKSADTRNGVEPSLSGPFLDLPNFDTVNPVLLQKTNDDPNLLKLEYPGQPTPQPPPLPPAQWRMSKPHVDVTEDEEDNLYEALKSAFDLKLLGSAMFQQPKPAPAKQQDTNKEANIVEQKSKQDQQKLNGQKEANQAVNGTEMDERGDFLQQIRSKSFNLRRTVTAKPTNTPAPTNVQVTAILEKANAIRQAVGSDDGDDDDTWSDA
- the LOC126726189 gene encoding protein SCAR1 isoform X36, whose product is MPLVRLEVRNEYGLGQPELYKETNRDDPKAVLDGVAVAGLVGILRQLGDLAEFGAEVFHGLQEQIMTTASRSHKLKVRVQRIEVALPSLEKAVLTQTSHIHFAYTAGSEWHPRIRNEQNHFIYNDLPRFIMDSYEGCRDPPRLHLLDKFDTGGPGSCLKRYSDPTFFKKVFFTSDEATEKTQANRKARRSKKKRSSQRNGQVLRSTSISNRSSRLQFASPTVNRQTSPLQTTSAVDIMSNSDMGDCSNSFDSRSGLQFTSHIVNGRTSPQTASTVDTTLDPGDHANSYDSRTASGYIECVFHPSHSVQPEQQESPSSRLMQPNDTLDSTFPEEETKAIVDNFPQSLLQEQIASGSCVTWDEKSEIVEPKGHQSDRDEAPETLLSNSDTDTHEGRGVDLRNVDQMDTHEGGGVNLRNVDQIDTHEGSGVNLRNVDQMDTHEGSGVNLRNVDQMDTHEGRGVILRIVDQMNTHEGRGVDLRNVDQMDTHEGRGVDLRNVDQMNTLEGSEVNLRNVDQIYTHEGRGVNLRNVDQMDTHEGRGVNLRNDDHVDGLHENSLELMSGMNQIDDIESETDNYMDALNTIESESENDIDCQTKREVELYNSDSDDEGIDVIHELPVNSSDHNPPELESHTASYISSNEGMLSNIPNSDSPESFAHEHIPQMAKISPNLDHSVDNDSSESSDILDDSNSVSVSGPISSASEISDFRDPSRGKIISGFFKSQETPADISGVHSNTFWTNGGLLGLEPSKPPDFTMQNAMKQDSVNRSKDETVCLPAHGFMLRGDEHEAKQDILAKKAGVIEKDPSYVCSTSCQDGVSTKKTDSGFSPVDSDSKCEISVMAPKTVMPVAPDMKSSYAEGNQENDENSSLVFGLSRRLLANGLYKKVSLVHHDNPEPVSSVDAVGLEQCSGQHRVVNQTIPETTIEEQLGHGSPVDSLTSSPPLEHMKISFHPLNGFETSKLKLKFPDGNQRFEGMRDMFPSFQLVPEPDIPLNEFVSESDDDTFCRSSPSKSDDCLSHHSESNSEQWESGEIPEINNLELYDALCRIPSGESMSSSMDFVGTANNGVHIDGGNKSADTRNGVEPSLSGPFLDLPNFDTVNPVLLQKTNDDPNLLKLEYPGQPTPQPPPLPPAQWRMSKPHVDVTEDEEDNLYEALKSAFDLKLLGSAMFQQPKPAPAKQQDTNKEANIVEQKSKQDQQKLNGQKEANQAVNGTEMDERGDFLQQIRSKSFNLRRTVTAKPTNTPAPTNVQVTAILEKANAIRQAVGSDDGDDDDTWSDA
- the LOC126726189 gene encoding protein SCAR3 isoform X25; its protein translation is MPLVRLEVRNEYGLGQPELYKETNRDDPKAVLDGVAVAGLVGILRQLGDLAEFGAEVFHGLQEQIMTTASRSHKLKVRVQRIEVALPSLEKAVLTQTSHIHFAYTAGSEWHPRIRNEQNHFIYNDLPRFIMDSYEGCRDPPRLHLLDKFDTGGPGSCLKRYSDPTFFKKVFFTSDEATEKTQANRKARRSKKKRSSQRNGQVLRSTSISNRSSRLQFASPTVNRQTSPLQTTSAVDIMSNSDMGDCSNSFDSRSGLQFTSHIVNGRTSPQTASTVDTTLDPGDHANSYDSRTASGYIECVFHPSHSVQPEQQESPSSRLMQPNDTLDSTFPEEETKAIVDNFPQSLLQEQIASGSCVTWDEKSEIVEPKGHQSDRDEAPETLLSNSDTDTHEGRGVDLRNVDQMDTHEGGGVNLRNVDQIDTHEGSGVNLRNVDQMDTHEGRGVILRIVDQMNTHEGRGVDLRNVDQMDKHEGRGVTLRIVDQMNTHEGRGVDLRNVDQMDTHEGRGVDLRNVDQMDTHEGRGVNLRNVDQMNTLEGSEVNLRNVDQIYTHEGRGVNLRNVDQMDTHEGRGVNLRNDDHVDGLHENSLELMSGMNQIDDIESETDNYMDALNTIESESENDIDCQTKREVELYNSDSDDEGIDVIHELPVNSSDHNPPELESHTASYISSNEGMLSNIPNSDSPESFAHEHIPQMAKISPNLDHSVDNDSSESSDILDDSNSVSVSGPISSASEISDFRDPSRGKIISGFFKSQETPADISGVHSNTFWTNGGLLGLEPSKPPDFTMQNAMKQDSVNRSKDETVCLPAHGFMLRGDEHEAKQDILAKKAGVIEKDPSYVCSTSCQDGVSTKKTDSGFSPVDSDSKCEISVMAPKTVMPVAPDMKSSYAEGNQENDENSSLVFGLSRRLLANGLYKKVSLVHHDNPEPVSSVDAVGLEQCSGQHRVVNQTIPETTIEEQLGHGSPVDSLTSSPPLEHMKISFHPLNGFETSKLKLKFPDGNQRFEGMRDMFPSFQLVPEPDIPLNEFVSESDDDTFCRSSPSKSDDCLSHHSESNSEQWESGEIPEINNLELYDALCRIPSGESMSSSMDFVGTANNGVHIDGGNKSADTRNGVEPSLSGPFLDLPNFDTVNPVLLQKTNDDPNLLKLEYPGQPTPQPPPLPPAQWRMSKPHVDVTEDEEDNLYEALKSAFDLKLLGSAMFQQPKPAPAKQQDTNKEANIVEQKSKQDQQKLNGQKEANQAVNGTEMDERGDFLQQIRSKSFNLRRTVTAKPTNTPAPTNVQVTAILEKANAIRQAVGSDDGDDDDTWSDA
- the LOC126726189 gene encoding protein SCAR3 isoform X29: MPLVRLEVRNEYGLGQPELYKETNRDDPKAVLDGVAVAGLVGILRQLGDLAEFGAEVFHGLQEQIMTTASRSHKLKVRVQRIEVALPSLEKAVLTQTSHIHFAYTAGSEWHPRIRNEQNHFIYNDLPRFIMDSYEGCRDPPRLHLLDKFDTGGPGSCLKRYSDPTFFKKVFFTSDEATEKTQANRKARRSKKKRSSQRNGQVLRSTSISNRSSRLQFASPTVNRQTSPLQTTSAVDIMSNSDMGDCSNSFDSRSGLQFTSHIVNGRTSPQTASTVDTTLDPGDHANSYDSRTASGYIECVFHPSHSVQPEQQESPSSRLMQPNDTLDSTFPEEETKAIVDNFPQSLLQEQIASGSCVTWDEKSEIVEPKGHQSDRDEAPETLLSNSDTDTHEGRGVDLRNVDQMDTHEGGGVNLRNVDQIDTHEGSGVNLRNVDQMDTHEGSGVNLRNVDQMDKHEGRGVTLRIVDQMNTHEGRGVDLRNVDQMDTHEGRGVDLRNVDQMDTHEGRGVNLRNVDQMNTLEGSEVNLRNVDQIYTHEGRGVNLRNVDQMDTHEGRGVNLRNDDHVDGLHENSLELMSGMNQIDDIESETDNYMDALNTIESESENDIDCQTKREVELYNSDSDDEGIDVIHELPVNSSDHNPPELESHTASYISSNEGMLSNIPNSDSPESFAHEHIPQMAKISPNLDHSVDNDSSESSDILDDSNSVSVSGPISSASEISDFRDPSRGKIISGFFKSQETPADISGVHSNTFWTNGGLLGLEPSKPPDFTMQNAMKQDSVNRSKDETVCLPAHGFMLRGDEHEAKQDILAKKAGVIEKDPSYVCSTSCQDGVSTKKTDSGFSPVDSDSKCEISVMAPKTVMPVAPDMKSSYAEGNQENDENSSLVFGLSRRLLANGLYKKVSLVHHDNPEPVSSVDAVGLEQCSGQHRVVNQTIPETTIEEQLGHGSPVDSLTSSPPLEHMKISFHPLNGFETSKLKLKFPDGNQRFEGMRDMFPSFQLVPEPDIPLNEFVSESDDDTFCRSSPSKSDDCLSHHSESNSEQWESGEIPEINNLELYDALCRIPSGESMSSSMDFVGTANNGVHIDGGNKSADTRNGVEPSLSGPFLDLPNFDTVNPVLLQKTNDDPNLLKLEYPGQPTPQPPPLPPAQWRMSKPHVDVTEDEEDNLYEALKSAFDLKLLGSAMFQQPKPAPAKQQDTNKEANIVEQKSKQDQQKLNGQKEANQAVNGTEMDERGDFLQQIRSKSFNLRRTVTAKPTNTPAPTNVQVTAILEKANAIRQAVGSDDGDDDDTWSDA